A portion of the Lysinibacillus timonensis genome contains these proteins:
- the gltB gene encoding glutamate synthase large subunit gives MTFHQLPNAQGLYSPSFEHDACGIGFYANIKGLPSHKIVKNGLEMLCRLDHRAGRGSDGRTGDGAGLMVQIPDAFFRLNCTELQLPNKGEYGVGQLFFNDNEEERQLIENKINQLIEQEGQGLIGWRTVPTNKHILSETAKATAPVVRQVFIKAQHVNDSLAFERKLYLIRKQAELWTKENNKQFYCPSMSSQTIVFKGLLTPEEVSEFYIDLQDESFVSAFAIVHSRYSTNTFPSWERAHPNRYIVHNGEINTLRGNINWMTAREQRFVSEAFGEDLQKVLPIIDHSGSDSSMLDNAFEFFVLAGRTPAHTAMMLIPEPWTENPYISKEKKAFYEYHANLMEPWDGPTAVCFTDGKQIGSILDRNGLRPARYYVTKDDMIVFSSEVGVVDIEEENVLYKERLSPGRMLLVDLEQGKIISDDELKSQMANVLPYADWLEENKVSIQVTKEEEKVIDQLTLRQKVFGYTFEDVQKYINPIASSGKDPIGSMGNDTPLAVLSDRPQSLFNYFKQLFAQVTNPPIDSIREHIVTSTMTLLGAEGNLLHPTPENARRIFLETPILTNSEFEEIIQLNNEHFQSTTISLQFSKSLEQELDRIFEEAEVAIKQGSTLIVLSDELEDLKTPTVPILLASSALHQYLVRTGKRTLVSILAHSGEVREVHHFASLIGFGVDAINPYLAYATIAELIDNDHLKLDYQKAVENYRKGISEGVVKVMSKMGISTVQSYRGAQIFEAVGIGKEVIDRYFTGTASQIDGIDIETIGEEAKRRHAFAFDMTDELDSGSDFQWRANGEHHAFNPKTIHTLQWATRKNDIGLYRMYAEMANEERIGFLRNLFEFKKELKPIPLDEVESVESIVKRFKTGAMSFGSISKEAHETLAIAMNRLGGRSNSGEGGENATRYEVDENGDNRNSAIKQIASGRFGVKSHYLVNAQELQIKVAQGAKPGEGGQLPGNKVYPWVAEVRGSTPGVGLISPPPHHDIYSIEDLAELIYDLKNANRYARISVKLVAKAGVGTIAAGVAKGGADVIVISGYDGGTGASPKTSIKHTGLPWELGLAEAHQTLMLNGLRDRVTLETDGKLMTGKDVVLAALLGAEEYGFATAPLIVLGCIMMRACHLDTCPVGVATQNPELREKFMGKPEHVVNYMRFVAEEMREYMAKLGFRTIEEMVGRTDVLKVSDRAKSHWKAGQLDLSRLLHQVQGSRTKQKDQNLRIEETFDIRELLPKVEQSIKNKEKIELEYDIKNTDRVVGTIIGSEISSKYGEEGLQEDTITLKFNGHAGQSFGAFTPQGMTLSCVGDVNDYFGKGLSGGKLVAIAPIKGEQETNVIAGNVCLYGATSGTAYINGRAGERFAVRNSGANVVVEGIGDHGCEYMTGGRVVILGDVGKNFAAGMSGGIAYVLPTDEVDFKEKCNMEMSQLERLEDNEEMNFLRKMIIQHLEHTDSTIALDILAKWDQIVPKFIKVVPTDYKAMIEKINRHKVDGLTEEHATMQAFVETTGDKELAISK, from the coding sequence ATGACTTTTCATCAACTACCGAACGCGCAAGGCCTTTACTCTCCTAGTTTTGAGCATGATGCTTGTGGGATTGGATTTTACGCAAACATTAAAGGGTTGCCTTCACATAAAATTGTGAAAAATGGTTTAGAAATGTTATGTCGATTAGATCACCGTGCCGGTCGTGGCAGCGACGGTCGTACAGGTGATGGAGCAGGACTTATGGTTCAAATTCCAGATGCATTTTTTAGATTGAATTGTACGGAACTTCAATTACCAAACAAAGGTGAATACGGTGTTGGACAATTATTCTTTAATGATAATGAAGAAGAAAGACAATTAATTGAAAATAAAATAAATCAGTTAATCGAACAAGAGGGGCAAGGTTTAATAGGTTGGAGAACTGTTCCGACGAATAAGCACATTCTAAGTGAAACGGCAAAAGCAACTGCACCAGTAGTTCGTCAAGTATTTATTAAAGCGCAGCACGTAAATGATTCATTAGCATTTGAACGTAAATTGTATTTAATTCGTAAGCAAGCAGAGCTTTGGACAAAAGAGAACAATAAACAATTTTACTGCCCTAGTATGTCCAGTCAAACGATTGTGTTCAAAGGGTTATTAACACCTGAAGAAGTTAGTGAGTTTTATATCGATTTACAGGATGAGAGCTTTGTCTCTGCCTTTGCCATTGTCCATTCAAGATATTCAACAAATACTTTTCCTAGTTGGGAACGGGCTCATCCGAATCGTTATATCGTTCATAATGGTGAAATTAATACATTACGTGGAAACATTAACTGGATGACTGCTAGAGAACAGCGTTTCGTATCAGAGGCGTTTGGAGAAGACTTACAAAAAGTGTTACCAATCATTGACCATTCGGGTTCTGACTCGTCAATGCTGGATAATGCGTTTGAATTTTTTGTATTAGCAGGCCGTACTCCAGCCCATACTGCGATGATGCTTATTCCAGAGCCATGGACTGAAAACCCGTACATTTCTAAGGAGAAAAAAGCATTCTATGAATATCATGCGAATTTAATGGAGCCTTGGGATGGACCGACAGCCGTTTGTTTTACAGATGGAAAACAAATTGGTTCTATCTTAGATCGTAATGGCTTACGTCCTGCACGTTATTATGTAACAAAAGACGATATGATTGTCTTTTCATCGGAAGTTGGAGTAGTGGACATTGAAGAAGAAAACGTTTTATATAAGGAACGATTAAGTCCAGGACGCATGCTTTTAGTAGATTTAGAACAAGGGAAAATTATCTCTGATGATGAACTGAAAAGCCAAATGGCTAATGTACTCCCTTATGCAGATTGGTTAGAAGAAAATAAAGTATCTATCCAAGTAACAAAAGAAGAAGAGAAAGTAATTGATCAGCTGACACTTCGTCAAAAAGTATTCGGTTACACTTTTGAAGATGTTCAAAAATATATAAATCCGATTGCTTCTAGTGGAAAAGATCCTATTGGGTCAATGGGAAATGACACTCCTTTAGCCGTTTTATCAGATCGCCCACAATCCCTATTTAACTATTTTAAACAGCTATTTGCTCAAGTTACAAACCCTCCGATTGATTCAATCCGTGAACATATTGTAACTTCAACGATGACACTATTAGGTGCTGAAGGGAATTTGCTTCACCCAACACCTGAAAATGCTAGACGCATATTTTTAGAAACACCTATTTTAACAAATAGCGAATTTGAAGAAATCATTCAATTAAACAATGAACATTTCCAAAGCACAACGATTTCACTTCAATTTTCGAAATCATTAGAACAAGAGTTAGATAGAATATTTGAAGAAGCGGAAGTTGCTATTAAGCAAGGTAGTACATTAATTGTTTTATCAGATGAGCTAGAAGATTTAAAAACACCAACAGTTCCAATATTGCTTGCATCAAGTGCCCTACATCAATATCTTGTACGTACCGGGAAACGGACACTTGTCAGTATACTAGCGCATAGTGGCGAGGTACGTGAAGTTCATCACTTTGCAAGTTTAATAGGATTTGGTGTGGATGCTATTAACCCATATTTAGCTTACGCAACCATTGCTGAATTGATAGACAATGACCATCTGAAATTGGATTACCAAAAAGCGGTGGAAAATTACCGTAAAGGTATTTCTGAAGGTGTAGTAAAGGTAATGTCAAAAATGGGGATCTCAACCGTTCAATCCTATCGTGGTGCACAAATATTTGAAGCTGTAGGTATCGGTAAAGAGGTGATTGATCGATATTTCACAGGTACTGCATCTCAAATTGATGGTATTGATATTGAAACAATCGGTGAAGAAGCAAAACGTCGCCATGCATTCGCTTTCGATATGACAGACGAGCTAGATTCAGGAAGTGACTTTCAGTGGCGAGCGAATGGCGAACATCATGCGTTCAATCCAAAAACAATTCACACACTACAATGGGCAACACGTAAAAATGATATTGGGTTATATAGAATGTATGCAGAGATGGCAAACGAAGAAAGAATTGGTTTCTTAAGAAATCTATTTGAATTCAAAAAAGAGCTAAAACCAATCCCATTAGATGAAGTTGAATCTGTAGAATCGATTGTTAAACGTTTTAAAACTGGAGCCATGTCATTTGGTTCTATTTCGAAAGAAGCTCATGAAACTTTGGCAATTGCAATGAATCGTTTAGGAGGTCGCTCTAACTCAGGTGAAGGTGGAGAAAACGCTACTAGATATGAAGTAGACGAGAATGGGGATAATCGCAACAGTGCAATTAAACAAATTGCATCTGGAAGATTCGGCGTTAAATCTCATTATTTAGTCAATGCTCAGGAGCTACAAATAAAAGTAGCTCAAGGAGCAAAACCTGGTGAAGGTGGTCAATTGCCAGGAAACAAAGTATATCCTTGGGTAGCAGAAGTACGTGGATCGACACCTGGTGTTGGGTTAATATCGCCACCGCCACATCATGACATTTATTCGATTGAAGACTTAGCTGAGTTAATTTACGATTTAAAAAACGCAAATCGTTATGCTCGAATTTCGGTTAAGTTGGTAGCTAAAGCGGGAGTAGGTACAATCGCTGCTGGAGTTGCAAAAGGTGGGGCAGATGTAATTGTGATTTCAGGCTACGACGGAGGGACTGGCGCATCACCAAAAACTTCGATTAAACATACAGGGCTACCATGGGAACTTGGTTTAGCTGAAGCGCATCAGACATTAATGTTAAATGGATTGAGAGACCGTGTTACGTTGGAAACTGACGGTAAATTAATGACAGGGAAAGATGTTGTCTTAGCAGCATTATTAGGTGCTGAAGAGTATGGTTTTGCAACAGCTCCATTAATCGTATTAGGTTGTATTATGATGCGAGCTTGTCATTTAGATACATGTCCAGTAGGAGTAGCAACACAAAACCCTGAACTGCGTGAGAAGTTTATGGGTAAACCTGAACATGTTGTAAACTATATGCGTTTTGTTGCGGAAGAAATGCGAGAGTATATGGCGAAACTTGGATTCCGTACAATTGAAGAAATGGTAGGGCGCACAGATGTATTAAAAGTAAGTGATCGTGCGAAGTCACATTGGAAAGCTGGTCAATTAGATCTTTCTCGTCTCCTACATCAAGTTCAAGGGTCTCGCACAAAACAAAAAGACCAAAATCTAAGAATTGAAGAAACGTTTGACATACGTGAATTGCTTCCAAAAGTAGAGCAGAGCATTAAGAATAAAGAGAAAATTGAGTTAGAGTACGACATAAAAAATACAGATCGAGTTGTGGGAACAATTATAGGAAGTGAGATATCAAGTAAGTACGGAGAGGAAGGCTTACAAGAAGATACGATAACGTTGAAGTTCAACGGCCATGCAGGTCAAAGCTTTGGTGCTTTCACTCCGCAAGGTATGACACTTTCATGCGTCGGTGATGTTAACGACTACTTCGGAAAAGGGTTGTCTGGCGGTAAGCTAGTTGCAATTGCTCCTATTAAAGGTGAACAAGAAACTAACGTTATCGCAGGTAATGTATGTCTATATGGTGCAACAAGCGGTACAGCTTATATAAATGGACGTGCAGGTGAACGTTTTGCTGTTCGTAATAGTGGTGCAAATGTTGTTGTTGAAGGGATTGGCGACCATGGTTGTGAGTATATGACTGGAGGACGTGTCGTTATATTAGGTGATGTTGGGAAAAATTTCGCTGCGGGTATGAGTGGAGGAATAGCATATGTCTTACCAACAGACGAAGTAGATTTTAAGGAAAAATGTAATATGGAAATGAGTCAACTTGAAAGACTTGAAGATAATGAAGAAATGAACTTCCTTCGAAAAATGATTATCCAACATTTAGAACATACAGACAGTACTATTGCCCTTGATATATTAGCAAAATGGGATCAAATTGTACCGAAATTCATTAAAGTAGTGCCAACTGATTATAAAGCGATGATTGAAAAAATAAACCGTCATAAAGTTGATGGGCTGACAGAGGAGCATGCAACAATGCAAGCATTTGTCGAAACAACTGGCGATAAAGAGTTAGCTATTTCTAAATAA
- a CDS encoding LysR family transcriptional regulator, whose amino-acid sequence MELRQLRYFVEVAEREHISEAAEHLHVAQSAVSRQIANLESELGTPLFERIGRNVKLTPIGKIFLDHTVTALKAIDYAVKQVEEYLDPAKGTIKIGFPTSLASYVLPTVISAFKREYPDVSFHLRQGSYRYLIDAVKNRELNLAFLGPVPPKDEVLNTMILFSENIHALLPANHPLAKNDKLNLVDLKKEKFVLFPEGYILNKVAVDACKAAGFVPNVTSEGEDMDALKGLVAAGIGITLLPDSSLNDSTPRFTIRVPIESPNISRTVGIIYPTNRDMAPSEQVFLNFISSFFSRLTQFL is encoded by the coding sequence TTGGAATTACGGCAGTTAAGATACTTTGTTGAGGTTGCTGAACGCGAACATATTTCCGAAGCAGCAGAACATCTCCATGTAGCTCAATCGGCAGTGAGTCGACAAATAGCAAACCTTGAGTCAGAGCTCGGTACACCACTTTTTGAACGTATTGGTCGGAATGTAAAGCTGACACCAATCGGTAAAATTTTTTTAGATCATACTGTTACCGCATTGAAGGCAATTGATTACGCAGTCAAACAAGTGGAAGAATATCTAGACCCTGCAAAAGGAACCATTAAGATTGGATTCCCTACTAGCTTAGCAAGTTATGTATTACCAACAGTTATCTCAGCCTTTAAAAGAGAATATCCTGATGTTTCATTCCATTTGCGTCAAGGGTCTTATCGTTACTTAATAGATGCAGTAAAAAATCGAGAGTTAAATCTTGCCTTTTTGGGTCCTGTACCACCAAAAGATGAAGTGCTAAATACAATGATTCTGTTTAGCGAAAATATCCATGCACTATTACCTGCAAATCATCCTCTAGCTAAAAATGATAAATTAAATTTAGTTGATTTGAAAAAGGAGAAGTTTGTCTTATTCCCAGAAGGATATATTTTAAATAAAGTAGCTGTCGATGCATGCAAAGCTGCTGGTTTTGTTCCTAACGTTACGTCAGAAGGTGAGGATATGGATGCCTTAAAAGGACTTGTAGCTGCAGGAATTGGAATAACGTTACTGCCGGATAGTTCACTAAACGATTCGACACCTCGTTTTACTATTCGAGTACCAATCGAAAGTCCAAATATATCTCGTACTGTAGGAATTATCTATCCTACTAATCGTGATATGGCGCCTTCAGAACAAGTTTTTTTAAATTTCATTAGCTCATTCTTCTCCCGCTTAACTCAATTCCTATAA
- a CDS encoding MetQ/NlpA family ABC transporter substrate-binding protein, with protein MKKILSFLLLSAVMLVLAACGSNQEAAEPTANEPAGETQPTETTEPAESTEPVTLTVGASNGLHDIILEKAQPILAEEGIELVVEPYQDYVMPNQDLDSGDLDANYFQHIPYLENEIAEKGYDFVNAGGIHIEPIGIYSQKYASLDELPDGATIIISNSVTDQGRILTLLEAQGLIKLADGIDKTAATKDDIVENPKNLVIDDSSAPEMLVTYYEEGEGDAVVINSNFAIDAGINPVEDSIAIEGSESPYVNVIAVRSEDQDNPAIQKLVEVLRSEEIQNFILEEWGGAVVPVSE; from the coding sequence ATGAAGAAAATTCTATCATTTTTATTATTATCAGCAGTAATGTTAGTTTTAGCTGCATGTGGTAGCAATCAAGAAGCTGCAGAACCAACTGCAAACGAACCAGCTGGTGAAACACAACCAACTGAAACTACAGAACCAGCAGAATCAACTGAACCTGTAACTTTAACTGTAGGTGCTTCTAACGGGTTACACGATATCATTTTAGAAAAAGCTCAACCAATCTTAGCTGAAGAAGGTATTGAGTTAGTAGTTGAGCCTTATCAAGACTATGTTATGCCAAACCAAGACTTAGATTCTGGTGACTTAGATGCAAACTACTTCCAACACATTCCTTATTTAGAAAATGAAATAGCTGAAAAAGGTTATGATTTTGTGAATGCAGGTGGTATCCATATCGAACCAATCGGTATTTATTCTCAAAAATATGCATCATTAGATGAGCTTCCAGATGGTGCAACAATTATTATCTCAAACTCTGTAACTGACCAAGGTCGTATTCTGACACTTTTAGAAGCACAAGGTCTAATTAAATTAGCTGATGGAATTGATAAAACAGCAGCTACAAAAGACGATATCGTTGAAAATCCTAAAAATTTAGTAATCGATGATAGCTCTGCTCCAGAAATGTTAGTTACTTACTATGAAGAAGGCGAAGGAGATGCAGTAGTTATTAACTCTAACTTCGCAATCGATGCTGGAATTAACCCAGTTGAAGATTCAATTGCAATTGAAGGTTCTGAATCTCCATATGTAAACGTAATTGCAGTTCGTTCAGAAGATCAAGATAATCCAGCAATTCAAAAATTAGTTGAAGTATTGCGTTCTGAAGAAATTCAAAATTTCATTCTTGAAGAATGGGGCGGCGCAGTAGTTCCTGTTTCTGAATAA
- a CDS encoding methionine ABC transporter permease — MINQLFPNVDWEDMWQATYETIYMTGISTVVTFILGLLIGILLFLTSPHQLWANKLVNFITGSLVNIFRSIPFIVLIILLIPFTKFLMGTMRGTNAALPALIIGAAPFYARMVLIALREIDKGVIEAARSMGAKTSTIIWKVLIPESLPALLSGITVTAVALVGYTAMAGVIGAGGLGNLAFIDGFQRSRDDVTQMATIIILIIVFVIQFIGDFFTARTDKR; from the coding sequence ATGATTAATCAATTATTTCCAAATGTAGACTGGGAAGATATGTGGCAAGCAACATATGAAACAATCTATATGACAGGTATCTCAACGGTCGTAACATTTATATTAGGGTTACTTATTGGTATTTTGCTATTTTTAACAAGCCCACATCAGCTTTGGGCAAATAAGTTAGTGAACTTTATTACGGGCTCATTGGTCAATATTTTCAGATCGATTCCGTTTATCGTATTGATTATTTTGTTAATTCCATTTACGAAGTTCTTAATGGGTACTATGCGTGGTACAAATGCAGCATTACCTGCACTCATTATTGGGGCAGCACCATTTTATGCGCGCATGGTTTTGATCGCTCTTAGAGAAATTGATAAGGGTGTTATTGAAGCAGCACGTTCAATGGGGGCAAAAACATCTACAATTATTTGGAAGGTGTTAATCCCAGAATCACTGCCGGCATTATTATCGGGTATTACTGTTACAGCAGTAGCCCTTGTTGGGTATACAGCGATGGCAGGGGTAATTGGAGCGGGTGGCTTGGGTAACTTAGCATTCATCGACGGATTCCAACGCAGCAGAGACGATGTAACGCAAATGGCCACTATTATTATTTTAATCATTGTTTTCGTCATTCAATTTATTGGAGACTTCTTTACAGCAAGAACAGACAAGCGTTAA
- a CDS encoding methionine ABC transporter ATP-binding protein, with the protein MIELKNISKLYKTKNGEITAVKDVNLSIDKGEIFGVIGYSGAGKSTLIRLLNGLEKPTSGSVLVNGQEVSSISGNQLRSARQKISMIFQHFNLLWSRTVEENIAFPLEIAKVPKEERKQRVKELIELVGLKGREKSYPSQLSGGQKQRVGIARALANNPEVLLCDEATSALDPETTDQILDLLLDINKRLGLTIVLITHEMHVIRKICNRVAVMEAGQVVEKGDVLQVFQNPQAAITKNFVLQVSGSKESKDSIEQMLKNYPTGKIVKLSFVGTKTEQPIIAHLIKEYNVNVNIVHGNISQTASGPHGTLIVQIDGESSSVAKALNHLDTLEIQTEVIEND; encoded by the coding sequence ATGATTGAATTAAAAAATATATCAAAACTATATAAAACGAAAAACGGTGAAATAACAGCCGTTAAAGATGTTAACCTGTCAATTGACAAAGGTGAAATTTTTGGTGTTATTGGGTACAGCGGTGCTGGAAAAAGTACATTAATTCGTTTGTTAAATGGCTTAGAAAAGCCAACAAGTGGCTCAGTACTCGTAAATGGCCAAGAGGTTTCATCAATTTCCGGTAATCAACTTCGATCAGCTCGTCAAAAGATTAGTATGATCTTCCAACACTTCAATCTTCTTTGGTCAAGAACAGTAGAAGAGAATATTGCATTTCCATTAGAAATTGCAAAAGTTCCTAAAGAAGAACGTAAACAAAGAGTAAAGGAACTTATTGAATTAGTAGGATTAAAAGGGCGTGAAAAGTCTTATCCATCACAACTCTCTGGTGGACAGAAGCAACGCGTAGGTATCGCTAGAGCTCTAGCAAACAATCCGGAAGTATTGTTATGTGATGAAGCAACAAGTGCTTTAGATCCAGAAACGACTGATCAAATACTAGATTTATTGCTTGATATAAATAAACGCCTTGGTTTAACAATTGTATTAATAACTCACGAAATGCATGTTATTCGGAAGATTTGTAATCGTGTTGCAGTGATGGAAGCGGGACAAGTCGTTGAGAAAGGTGACGTTCTTCAAGTATTCCAAAATCCACAAGCTGCTATTACGAAAAATTTTGTACTGCAAGTATCAGGATCGAAGGAATCTAAAGATTCGATAGAGCAAATGTTAAAGAACTATCCTACGGGTAAAATTGTAAAACTTTCATTTGTTGGGACAAAAACAGAGCAACCGATTATTGCACATTTAATTAAAGAATATAACGTAAATGTAAATATCGTACACGGGAATATATCACAGACAGCAAGTGGCCCACACGGCACATTAATTGTTCAAATTGATGGTGAATCATCAAGTGTTGCAAAAGCATTGAATCATTTAGATACACTTGAAATACAAACGGAGGTGATTGAAAATGATTAA